A part of Carcharodon carcharias isolate sCarCar2 chromosome 6, sCarCar2.pri, whole genome shotgun sequence genomic DNA contains:
- the zfand1 gene encoding AN1-type zinc finger protein 1 isoform X1, with product MAELEVGQQCVVQHCRQLDFLPFVCDGCSGIYCLEHRSKDAHHCSGVCSRKPVKSEGTSSYKCTYKSCKTKELLPIICLHCEKNFCLGHRHQSDHNCEKQEVPKSRLVVPQQVVKETVAENAVPLKKGRKGARNSATAAKVALMKMKLHAVGDKTIPQVNNERVFFQVFLPKGNKEKSRSMFFCSKWSIGKMVDNAASLLNLRNDNNILASKKLRLCHSESGSALPMDQTLELWIANTDYPLINGGIIILEYLDNDCVKLESTNSYME from the exons ATTTTCTGCCATTTGTTTGTGATGGGTGTTCAGGAATTTACTG CCTTGAACATAGAAGTAAAGATGCTCATCATTGTTCTGGG GTATGTTCAAGAAAACCAGTGAAATCTGAAGGAACCTCTTCTTACAAATGTACATACAAAAGCTGCAAGACAAAAGAACTCTTGCCAATAATTTGCTTGCATTGTGAGAAAAACTTTTGTCTGGG GCATCGGCACCAGTCAGACCATAATTGTGAAAAACAAGAAGTGCCAAAATCACGCTTGGTTGTCCCACAGCAAGTAGTTAAAGAGACTGTTG CTGAGAATGCAGTCCCactgaagaaaggtagaaaaggaGCAAGGAACAGTGCAACGGCTGCAAAAGTAGCACTTATGAAGATGAAGCTGCATGCTGTTGGAGACAAGACCATACCACAGGTTAAT AACGAGCGAGTATTTTTTCAAGTTTTTTTGCCAAAAGGAAACAAAGAGAAAAGCAGATCGATGTTCTTCTGTTCCAAATGGAGTATTGGAAAAATGGTGGATAATGCAGCTTCACTGTTGAACCTTAGGAATGATAACAATATTTTGGCTTCTAAG AAACTGAGGCTGTGCCACAGTGAATCAGGAAGTGCATTGCCCATGGACCAAACTTTGGAATTGTGGATAGCAAATACTGACTACCCACTGATCAATGGAGGAATTATTATCCTTGAATATTTAGACAATGATTGTGTGAAATTAGAAAGCACAAACTCATACATGGaatga
- the zfand1 gene encoding AN1-type zinc finger protein 1 isoform X2: MAELEVGQQCVVQHCRQLDFLPFVCDGCSGIYCLEHRSKDAHHCSGVCSRKPVKSEGTSSYKCTYKSCKTKELLPIICLHCEKNFCLGHRHQSDHNCEKQEVPKSRLVVPQQVVKETVAENAVPLKKGRKGARNSATAAKVALMKMKLHAVGDKTIPQNERVFFQVFLPKGNKEKSRSMFFCSKWSIGKMVDNAASLLNLRNDNNILASKKLRLCHSESGSALPMDQTLELWIANTDYPLINGGIIILEYLDNDCVKLESTNSYME, encoded by the exons ATTTTCTGCCATTTGTTTGTGATGGGTGTTCAGGAATTTACTG CCTTGAACATAGAAGTAAAGATGCTCATCATTGTTCTGGG GTATGTTCAAGAAAACCAGTGAAATCTGAAGGAACCTCTTCTTACAAATGTACATACAAAAGCTGCAAGACAAAAGAACTCTTGCCAATAATTTGCTTGCATTGTGAGAAAAACTTTTGTCTGGG GCATCGGCACCAGTCAGACCATAATTGTGAAAAACAAGAAGTGCCAAAATCACGCTTGGTTGTCCCACAGCAAGTAGTTAAAGAGACTGTTG CTGAGAATGCAGTCCCactgaagaaaggtagaaaaggaGCAAGGAACAGTGCAACGGCTGCAAAAGTAGCACTTATGAAGATGAAGCTGCATGCTGTTGGAGACAAGACCATACCACAG AACGAGCGAGTATTTTTTCAAGTTTTTTTGCCAAAAGGAAACAAAGAGAAAAGCAGATCGATGTTCTTCTGTTCCAAATGGAGTATTGGAAAAATGGTGGATAATGCAGCTTCACTGTTGAACCTTAGGAATGATAACAATATTTTGGCTTCTAAG AAACTGAGGCTGTGCCACAGTGAATCAGGAAGTGCATTGCCCATGGACCAAACTTTGGAATTGTGGATAGCAAATACTGACTACCCACTGATCAATGGAGGAATTATTATCCTTGAATATTTAGACAATGATTGTGTGAAATTAGAAAGCACAAACTCATACATGGaatga
- the zfand1 gene encoding AN1-type zinc finger protein 1 isoform X3, with protein MAELEVGQQCVVQHCRQLDFLPFVCDGCSGIYCLEHRSKDAHHCSGVCSRKPVKSEGTSSYKCTYKSCKTKELLPIICLHCEKNFCLGHRHQSDHNCEKQEVPKSRLVVPQQVVKETVAENAVPLKKGRKGARNSATAAKVALMKMKLHAVGDKTIPQKLRLCHSESGSALPMDQTLELWIANTDYPLINGGIIILEYLDNDCVKLESTNSYME; from the exons ATTTTCTGCCATTTGTTTGTGATGGGTGTTCAGGAATTTACTG CCTTGAACATAGAAGTAAAGATGCTCATCATTGTTCTGGG GTATGTTCAAGAAAACCAGTGAAATCTGAAGGAACCTCTTCTTACAAATGTACATACAAAAGCTGCAAGACAAAAGAACTCTTGCCAATAATTTGCTTGCATTGTGAGAAAAACTTTTGTCTGGG GCATCGGCACCAGTCAGACCATAATTGTGAAAAACAAGAAGTGCCAAAATCACGCTTGGTTGTCCCACAGCAAGTAGTTAAAGAGACTGTTG CTGAGAATGCAGTCCCactgaagaaaggtagaaaaggaGCAAGGAACAGTGCAACGGCTGCAAAAGTAGCACTTATGAAGATGAAGCTGCATGCTGTTGGAGACAAGACCATACCACAG AAACTGAGGCTGTGCCACAGTGAATCAGGAAGTGCATTGCCCATGGACCAAACTTTGGAATTGTGGATAGCAAATACTGACTACCCACTGATCAATGGAGGAATTATTATCCTTGAATATTTAGACAATGATTGTGTGAAATTAGAAAGCACAAACTCATACATGGaatga